A part of Saimiri boliviensis isolate mSaiBol1 chromosome 11, mSaiBol1.pri, whole genome shotgun sequence genomic DNA contains:
- the PODN gene encoding podocan isoform X2 → MEGARARGAQLRLGERVRPAGRGTAPGRSRFRQPWRPGASDLAPPAGTMAQSWALLLLLLLPPQLHLGPVLAARAPGFGRSGSHSLSPEENEFAEEEPVLVLSPEEPVPGPAAVSCPRECACSQEGVVDCGGIDLREFPGDLPEHTNHLSLQNNQLEKIYTEELSRLHRLETLNLQNNRLTSRGLPEKAFEHLTNLNYLYLANNKLTLAPRFLPNALISVDFAANYLTKIYGLTFGQKPNLRSVYLHNNKLADAGLPDNMFNGSGSVEVLILSSNFLRHVPKHLPPALYKLHLKNNKLEKIPPGAFSELSSLRELYLQNNYLTDEGLDNETFWKLSSLEYLDLSSNNLSRVPAGLPRSLVLLHLEKNAIRSVDADVLTPIRSLEYLLLHSNQLRAQGIHPLAFQGLKRLHTVHLYNNALERVPSGLPRRVRTLMILHNQITGIGREDFATTYFLEELNLSYNRITSPQVHRDAFRKLRLLRSLDLSGNRLHTLPPGLPRNVHVLKVKRNELAALARGALAGMAQLRELYLTSNRLRSRALGPRAWVDLAGLQVGVPDSLGRPCSCWTSPGISSQRSLRGSPSHLSTCTCRTTRLTRCPPMPSTPHPTSRGSFSGLTSWPWALWWTAPSGG, encoded by the exons ATGGAAGGAGCCCGAGCCCGCGGAGCGCAGCTGAGACTAGGGGAGCGCGTTCGGCCTGCGGGGCGCGGCACGGCGCCGGGGCGCAGCAG GTTCCGTCAGCCCTGGCGCCCAGGTGCATCTGACTTGGCGCCCCCTGCAGGCACTATGGCCCAGAGCTGGgcgctgctgctcctgctgctgctgccgccacaGCTGCACCTGGGACCTGTGCTTGCCGCAagggccccaggatttggccgaAGCGGCAGCCACAGCCTGAGTCCCGAAGAGAACGAATTTGCAGAGGAGGAGCCGGTGCTGGTCCTGAGCCCTGAGGAGCCCGTGCCTGGCCCAGCTGCGGTCAGTTGCCCTCGAGAATGTGCCTGTTCCCAGGAGGGCGTCGTGGACTGTGGCGGCATCGACCTGCGTGAGTTCCCCGGGGACCTGCCTGAACACACCAACCACCTGTCCCTGCAG AACAACCAGCTGGAAAAGATCTACACTGAGGAGCTCTCCCGGCTGCACCGGCTGGAGACGCTGAACCTGCAAAACAACCGCCTGACTTCCCGAG GGCTCCCAGAGAAGGCGTTTGAGCATCTGACCAACCTCAATTACCTGTACTTGGCCAATAACAAG ctgACCTTGGCACCCCGCTTCCTGCCAAACGCCCTGATCAGTGTGGACTTTGCTGCCAACTATCTCACCAAGATCTATGGGCTCACCTTTGGCCAGAAGCCAAACTTGAG GTCTGTGTACCTGCACAACAACAAGCTGGCGGACGCCGGGCTGCCGGACAACATGTTCAACGGCTCCGGCAGCGTCGAGGTCCTCATCCTGTCCAGCAACTTCCTGCGCCACGTGCCCAAGCACCTGCCGCCTGCCCTGTACAAGCTGCACCTCAAG AACAACAAGCTGGAGAAGATCCCCCCGGGGGCCTTCAGTGAGCTGAGCAGCCTGCGCGAGCTGTACCTGCAGAACAACTACCTGACCGACGAGGGCCTGGACAACGAGACCTTCTG gaAGCTCTCCAGCCTGGAGTACCTGGATCTGTCCAGCAACAACCTGTCTCGGGTCCCGGCAGGGCTGCCACGCAGCCTGGTGCTGCTGCACTTGGAGAAGAACGCCATCCGGAGTGTGGACGCGGATGTGCTGACCCCCATCCGCAGCCTGGAGTACCTGCTGCTGCACAGCAACCAGCTGCGGGCGCAGGGCATCCACCCGCTGGCCTTCCAGGGCCTCAAGCGGCTGCACACAGTGCACCTGTACAACAACGCGCTGGAGCGCGTGCCCAGCGGCCTGCCTCGCCGCGTGCGCACCCTCATGATCCTGCACAACCAGATCACAGGCATTGGCCGTGAAGACTTCGCCACCACCTACTTCCTGGAGGAGCTCAACCTCAGCTACAACCGCATCACCAGCCCGCAGGTGCACCGCGACGCCTTCCGCAAGCTGCGCCTGCTGCGCTCACTGGACCTGTCGGGCAACCGGCTGCACACGCTGCCACCTGGGCTGCCTCGCAATGTGCATGTACTGAAGGTCAAGCGCAACGAGCTGGCCGCCCTGGCACGAGGGGCGCTGGCGGGCATGGCCCAGCTGCGTGAGCTGTACCTCACCAGCAACCGACTGCGCAGCCGGGCCCTGGGCCCCCGCGCCTGGGTGGACCTCGCCGGTCTGCAG GTGGGAGTCCCTGACTCCCTTGGTCGCCCCTGCAGCTGCTGGACATCGCCGGGAATCAGCTCACAGAGATCCCTCAGGGGCTCCCCGAGTCACTTGAGTACCTGTACCTGCAGAACAACAAGATTAACTCGGTGCCCGCCAATGCCTTCGACTCCACACCCAACCTCAAGGGGATCTTTCTCAG GTTTAACAAGCTGGCCGTGGGCTCTGTGGTGGACAGCGCCTTCCGGAGGCTGA
- the PODN gene encoding podocan isoform X1 has translation MEGARARGAQLRLGERVRPAGRGTAPGRSRFRQPWRPGASDLAPPAGTMAQSWALLLLLLLPPQLHLGPVLAARAPGFGRSGSHSLSPEENEFAEEEPVLVLSPEEPVPGPAAVSCPRECACSQEGVVDCGGIDLREFPGDLPEHTNHLSLQNNQLEKIYTEELSRLHRLETLNLQNNRLTSRGLPEKAFEHLTNLNYLYLANNKLTLAPRFLPNALISVDFAANYLTKIYGLTFGQKPNLRSVYLHNNKLADAGLPDNMFNGSGSVEVLILSSNFLRHVPKHLPPALYKLHLKNNKLEKIPPGAFSELSSLRELYLQNNYLTDEGLDNETFWKLSSLEYLDLSSNNLSRVPAGLPRSLVLLHLEKNAIRSVDADVLTPIRSLEYLLLHSNQLRAQGIHPLAFQGLKRLHTVHLYNNALERVPSGLPRRVRTLMILHNQITGIGREDFATTYFLEELNLSYNRITSPQVHRDAFRKLRLLRSLDLSGNRLHTLPPGLPRNVHVLKVKRNELAALARGALAGMAQLRELYLTSNRLRSRALGPRAWVDLAGLQLLDIAGNQLTEIPQGLPESLEYLYLQNNKINSVPANAFDSTPNLKGIFLRFNKLAVGSVVDSAFRRLKHLQVLDIEGNLEFGDVSKDRGRLRKEEEEEEEEEEEEETR, from the exons ATGGAAGGAGCCCGAGCCCGCGGAGCGCAGCTGAGACTAGGGGAGCGCGTTCGGCCTGCGGGGCGCGGCACGGCGCCGGGGCGCAGCAG GTTCCGTCAGCCCTGGCGCCCAGGTGCATCTGACTTGGCGCCCCCTGCAGGCACTATGGCCCAGAGCTGGgcgctgctgctcctgctgctgctgccgccacaGCTGCACCTGGGACCTGTGCTTGCCGCAagggccccaggatttggccgaAGCGGCAGCCACAGCCTGAGTCCCGAAGAGAACGAATTTGCAGAGGAGGAGCCGGTGCTGGTCCTGAGCCCTGAGGAGCCCGTGCCTGGCCCAGCTGCGGTCAGTTGCCCTCGAGAATGTGCCTGTTCCCAGGAGGGCGTCGTGGACTGTGGCGGCATCGACCTGCGTGAGTTCCCCGGGGACCTGCCTGAACACACCAACCACCTGTCCCTGCAG AACAACCAGCTGGAAAAGATCTACACTGAGGAGCTCTCCCGGCTGCACCGGCTGGAGACGCTGAACCTGCAAAACAACCGCCTGACTTCCCGAG GGCTCCCAGAGAAGGCGTTTGAGCATCTGACCAACCTCAATTACCTGTACTTGGCCAATAACAAG ctgACCTTGGCACCCCGCTTCCTGCCAAACGCCCTGATCAGTGTGGACTTTGCTGCCAACTATCTCACCAAGATCTATGGGCTCACCTTTGGCCAGAAGCCAAACTTGAG GTCTGTGTACCTGCACAACAACAAGCTGGCGGACGCCGGGCTGCCGGACAACATGTTCAACGGCTCCGGCAGCGTCGAGGTCCTCATCCTGTCCAGCAACTTCCTGCGCCACGTGCCCAAGCACCTGCCGCCTGCCCTGTACAAGCTGCACCTCAAG AACAACAAGCTGGAGAAGATCCCCCCGGGGGCCTTCAGTGAGCTGAGCAGCCTGCGCGAGCTGTACCTGCAGAACAACTACCTGACCGACGAGGGCCTGGACAACGAGACCTTCTG gaAGCTCTCCAGCCTGGAGTACCTGGATCTGTCCAGCAACAACCTGTCTCGGGTCCCGGCAGGGCTGCCACGCAGCCTGGTGCTGCTGCACTTGGAGAAGAACGCCATCCGGAGTGTGGACGCGGATGTGCTGACCCCCATCCGCAGCCTGGAGTACCTGCTGCTGCACAGCAACCAGCTGCGGGCGCAGGGCATCCACCCGCTGGCCTTCCAGGGCCTCAAGCGGCTGCACACAGTGCACCTGTACAACAACGCGCTGGAGCGCGTGCCCAGCGGCCTGCCTCGCCGCGTGCGCACCCTCATGATCCTGCACAACCAGATCACAGGCATTGGCCGTGAAGACTTCGCCACCACCTACTTCCTGGAGGAGCTCAACCTCAGCTACAACCGCATCACCAGCCCGCAGGTGCACCGCGACGCCTTCCGCAAGCTGCGCCTGCTGCGCTCACTGGACCTGTCGGGCAACCGGCTGCACACGCTGCCACCTGGGCTGCCTCGCAATGTGCATGTACTGAAGGTCAAGCGCAACGAGCTGGCCGCCCTGGCACGAGGGGCGCTGGCGGGCATGGCCCAGCTGCGTGAGCTGTACCTCACCAGCAACCGACTGCGCAGCCGGGCCCTGGGCCCCCGCGCCTGGGTGGACCTCGCCGGTCTGCAG CTGCTGGACATCGCCGGGAATCAGCTCACAGAGATCCCTCAGGGGCTCCCCGAGTCACTTGAGTACCTGTACCTGCAGAACAACAAGATTAACTCGGTGCCCGCCAATGCCTTCGACTCCACACCCAACCTCAAGGGGATCTTTCTCAG GTTTAACAAGCTGGCCGTGGGCTCTGTGGTGGACAGCGCCTTCCGGAGGCTGAAACACCTGCAGGTCTTAGACATTGAAGGCAACTTGGAGTTTGGTGATGTTTCCAAGGACCGTGGCCGattgaggaaggaagaggaggaggaggaagaggaggaagaggaagaggaaacaagATAG
- the PODN gene encoding podocan isoform X3: MAQSWALLLLLLLPPQLHLGPVLAARAPGFGRSGSHSLSPEENEFAEEEPVLVLSPEEPVPGPAAVSCPRECACSQEGVVDCGGIDLREFPGDLPEHTNHLSLQNNQLEKIYTEELSRLHRLETLNLQNNRLTSRGLPEKAFEHLTNLNYLYLANNKLTLAPRFLPNALISVDFAANYLTKIYGLTFGQKPNLRSVYLHNNKLADAGLPDNMFNGSGSVEVLILSSNFLRHVPKHLPPALYKLHLKNNKLEKIPPGAFSELSSLRELYLQNNYLTDEGLDNETFWKLSSLEYLDLSSNNLSRVPAGLPRSLVLLHLEKNAIRSVDADVLTPIRSLEYLLLHSNQLRAQGIHPLAFQGLKRLHTVHLYNNALERVPSGLPRRVRTLMILHNQITGIGREDFATTYFLEELNLSYNRITSPQVHRDAFRKLRLLRSLDLSGNRLHTLPPGLPRNVHVLKVKRNELAALARGALAGMAQLRELYLTSNRLRSRALGPRAWVDLAGLQLLDIAGNQLTEIPQGLPESLEYLYLQNNKINSVPANAFDSTPNLKGIFLRFNKLAVGSVVDSAFRRLKHLQVLDIEGNLEFGDVSKDRGRLRKEEEEEEEEEEEEETR; the protein is encoded by the exons ATGGCCCAGAGCTGGgcgctgctgctcctgctgctgctgccgccacaGCTGCACCTGGGACCTGTGCTTGCCGCAagggccccaggatttggccgaAGCGGCAGCCACAGCCTGAGTCCCGAAGAGAACGAATTTGCAGAGGAGGAGCCGGTGCTGGTCCTGAGCCCTGAGGAGCCCGTGCCTGGCCCAGCTGCGGTCAGTTGCCCTCGAGAATGTGCCTGTTCCCAGGAGGGCGTCGTGGACTGTGGCGGCATCGACCTGCGTGAGTTCCCCGGGGACCTGCCTGAACACACCAACCACCTGTCCCTGCAG AACAACCAGCTGGAAAAGATCTACACTGAGGAGCTCTCCCGGCTGCACCGGCTGGAGACGCTGAACCTGCAAAACAACCGCCTGACTTCCCGAG GGCTCCCAGAGAAGGCGTTTGAGCATCTGACCAACCTCAATTACCTGTACTTGGCCAATAACAAG ctgACCTTGGCACCCCGCTTCCTGCCAAACGCCCTGATCAGTGTGGACTTTGCTGCCAACTATCTCACCAAGATCTATGGGCTCACCTTTGGCCAGAAGCCAAACTTGAG GTCTGTGTACCTGCACAACAACAAGCTGGCGGACGCCGGGCTGCCGGACAACATGTTCAACGGCTCCGGCAGCGTCGAGGTCCTCATCCTGTCCAGCAACTTCCTGCGCCACGTGCCCAAGCACCTGCCGCCTGCCCTGTACAAGCTGCACCTCAAG AACAACAAGCTGGAGAAGATCCCCCCGGGGGCCTTCAGTGAGCTGAGCAGCCTGCGCGAGCTGTACCTGCAGAACAACTACCTGACCGACGAGGGCCTGGACAACGAGACCTTCTG gaAGCTCTCCAGCCTGGAGTACCTGGATCTGTCCAGCAACAACCTGTCTCGGGTCCCGGCAGGGCTGCCACGCAGCCTGGTGCTGCTGCACTTGGAGAAGAACGCCATCCGGAGTGTGGACGCGGATGTGCTGACCCCCATCCGCAGCCTGGAGTACCTGCTGCTGCACAGCAACCAGCTGCGGGCGCAGGGCATCCACCCGCTGGCCTTCCAGGGCCTCAAGCGGCTGCACACAGTGCACCTGTACAACAACGCGCTGGAGCGCGTGCCCAGCGGCCTGCCTCGCCGCGTGCGCACCCTCATGATCCTGCACAACCAGATCACAGGCATTGGCCGTGAAGACTTCGCCACCACCTACTTCCTGGAGGAGCTCAACCTCAGCTACAACCGCATCACCAGCCCGCAGGTGCACCGCGACGCCTTCCGCAAGCTGCGCCTGCTGCGCTCACTGGACCTGTCGGGCAACCGGCTGCACACGCTGCCACCTGGGCTGCCTCGCAATGTGCATGTACTGAAGGTCAAGCGCAACGAGCTGGCCGCCCTGGCACGAGGGGCGCTGGCGGGCATGGCCCAGCTGCGTGAGCTGTACCTCACCAGCAACCGACTGCGCAGCCGGGCCCTGGGCCCCCGCGCCTGGGTGGACCTCGCCGGTCTGCAG CTGCTGGACATCGCCGGGAATCAGCTCACAGAGATCCCTCAGGGGCTCCCCGAGTCACTTGAGTACCTGTACCTGCAGAACAACAAGATTAACTCGGTGCCCGCCAATGCCTTCGACTCCACACCCAACCTCAAGGGGATCTTTCTCAG GTTTAACAAGCTGGCCGTGGGCTCTGTGGTGGACAGCGCCTTCCGGAGGCTGAAACACCTGCAGGTCTTAGACATTGAAGGCAACTTGGAGTTTGGTGATGTTTCCAAGGACCGTGGCCGattgaggaaggaagaggaggaggaggaagaggaggaagaggaagaggaaacaagATAG